One segment of Leptospirillum ferrooxidans C2-3 DNA contains the following:
- a CDS encoding polysaccharide deacetylase family protein codes for MKTEEGKFVPPILYYHRVDPDLSPHAGVTPDQFRSQLSILKQAGFQGTTLDFAMKNGHTDPVTGKKIVAITFDDGYQDNYRYAMPILQEFGFLATIFCLSGKIGGISDWTEDPIWKGHPLLDAPQMRELSSLGLEIGSHTRTHVDLSRLSSTDARDEIVHSKSDLEELLGVPVRSFCYPFGAYREETPTLVRSAGYSWGRSVTRRSLAPVVSSMLLPCRPVSGRMFLPRFLSWTLLTRITG; via the coding sequence TTGAAAACGGAAGAAGGGAAGTTTGTTCCTCCGATTCTTTACTATCACCGGGTTGATCCGGACCTCTCTCCTCACGCTGGAGTGACGCCGGATCAATTTCGAAGCCAGCTTTCCATTTTGAAACAGGCTGGATTTCAGGGAACGACGCTTGATTTTGCAATGAAAAATGGCCATACGGATCCGGTCACTGGCAAAAAGATCGTCGCAATCACCTTTGACGATGGATACCAGGACAACTACCGATATGCGATGCCGATTCTCCAGGAGTTTGGTTTTCTGGCAACCATTTTTTGTCTCTCCGGAAAGATCGGCGGGATTTCCGACTGGACCGAGGATCCCATATGGAAAGGACATCCTCTTTTGGATGCGCCTCAAATGAGGGAGCTTTCCTCCTTGGGCTTGGAAATCGGCAGTCACACCAGAACCCATGTCGATCTTTCCCGGCTCTCATCAACGGATGCCCGGGATGAGATCGTCCACTCCAAGAGCGACCTTGAAGAGCTTCTGGGAGTTCCTGTCCGCTCCTTTTGCTATCCTTTTGGGGCCTACAGGGAGGAAACGCCCACCCTTGTGAGAAGTGCAGGGTATTCCTGGGGGAGATCCGTCACAAGACGTTCGCTTGCCCCGGTGGTCTCCTCGATGCTTCTGCCTTGCAGGCCTGTTTCAGGAAGGATGTTTCTTCCCCGTTTTCTTTCATGGACCCTTCTGACACGGATTACCGGATGA
- a CDS encoding glycosyltransferase family 9 protein, with product MDSMVILRMRYLGDSLLLVPTLRKLLLAYPGIFLTVVVNRGTEYPLKNLSGIRVVVFDNRSFWGKLKSSYDMVRLARERKWDLWVDWTVSDRSRLFSRLADASRKLSCGWKKDERPSSQNSIYVPVDFNHGPDPVMNQYESSLRKIGVHLSATSDPLVSSSASSRMEIETWRKENRLDQETPILLIHPGGREWYKRWPPDRLAQVGNWWSKVHKGVVVIIGTREDQTLILSVTSGFQPETRFLIVQESIPFIHALMESSTLFLGNDSGPLHLADAAGLYGVGLFGSTTPAVWGPVSTGRLLTLYDPPACSPCSHEGCSQGVDNCLRRIEVNQVIEGLSRQLKLREKHLKEVSLS from the coding sequence ATGGACAGCATGGTGATCCTGAGGATGCGTTATCTGGGGGATAGCCTTCTTCTCGTTCCAACGTTAAGAAAACTTCTTCTTGCCTATCCGGGAATTTTCCTGACGGTCGTTGTCAATCGAGGGACGGAGTATCCCCTCAAGAACCTTTCCGGGATCAGGGTGGTTGTCTTTGACAACCGATCTTTTTGGGGGAAACTGAAAAGCTCTTATGACATGGTCAGACTTGCCCGCGAACGGAAATGGGATTTGTGGGTTGACTGGACCGTCTCTGATAGAAGCCGACTCTTTTCAAGGCTGGCAGATGCCTCCCGAAAGCTTTCTTGTGGCTGGAAAAAGGATGAAAGGCCTTCTTCCCAAAACTCCATTTATGTTCCAGTCGACTTCAACCATGGTCCCGACCCGGTCATGAATCAGTATGAGTCCTCTCTTCGAAAGATCGGAGTCCATCTTTCAGCCACGTCCGACCCTCTTGTCTCTTCCTCCGCGTCTTCCCGTATGGAAATAGAGACTTGGAGAAAAGAAAACAGGCTGGATCAGGAGACTCCCATTTTGCTGATCCATCCCGGAGGGCGCGAGTGGTACAAAAGGTGGCCTCCAGACAGATTGGCCCAGGTCGGAAACTGGTGGAGCAAGGTTCATAAAGGCGTCGTTGTCATTATCGGTACAAGGGAAGATCAAACGTTGATTCTCTCCGTTACCAGCGGCTTTCAGCCGGAAACCCGATTCCTGATCGTTCAGGAATCGATTCCTTTTATACACGCACTGATGGAATCATCGACACTGTTTCTGGGAAACGACAGCGGTCCGCTTCATCTGGCGGATGCAGCAGGTCTGTATGGAGTCGGACTGTTTGGCTCAACGACTCCCGCAGTGTGGGGGCCTGTGTCAACGGGGCGACTTCTGACCCTTTACGATCCTCCCGCGTGTTCTCCCTGCAGCCATGAAGGTTGTTCCCAGGGGGTGGATAACTGCCTTCGCCGGATTGAAGTCAATCAGGTGATCGAAGGGCTTTCAAGGCAACTGAAGCTTCGGGAAAAACATTTGAAAGAGGTTTCGTTATCTTGA